ACGAGCAATCAATATCTTGCATCTACAACTGAATACTCAGAAATGACATTCTAGTTAGAATTTAACCCAGTGGACTGGGCACGTGCGACACTTAAATCACCAGATTAATATGTTTGTAAGAATGTTGAAACACTTGAGTAGGTAGAGCTAATGTGATTTACTCAGATATAGTAAATATGATATACATACTTTTTCAATCCATGATCCATCAAAGTATGGCCGGTGCAAATGCCCTGGGTCTCGACTCTCACAACACCCTTCTTGAATGTGAAGTACTCAGGGTGAACTAAGGCTGTAAAGCTCACAGGATCATGTAGGAAAATCCCTGGATAGAATGCATGAATCAGTTGGAAGTGAAACTGGCTTCGAAGATTCAGCGGCAACTTTAGCAAAAGCATACCGAAAAGACAGGGCTACAATATACCTTGGAAGCCGTCAGACTTCTCATGCCAATCTCTGTAGAACTTGCACATGTCACACAAGAACTGTGCGTGCACCCCTTTTGAGTTTTTCAGTTCCAAGAGATCCTCATCTGCATAAAAGAAGTTTCACACGGCGGGCTAGTAGTTAACCCCCATACTCATACAAGTTGAGCTATGAAGACGACACTGGTATCAAGGAACAAACCTGTAAAACAGCATTGAGTTGTTATGTTAATGCCAACCACATCAATATCTGCTCCTGATGTAAAAACTACATCCGCTGCATCCGGATCTCCATAGATCTGCACAGTTGTACACTCAAAGTTTAATGCTTGTGTTGTTGTTTCTGCTTGTTCATAAATAATGCACCAGTGTTTAGTACACATGACTATACATTTGCTTCAGCAGCAGGGTTGACATTTCCAGCTGCGAAGAAAGCTCCACCCAGCACAACTATTTTTTTGACCTTGCTTGCAAATGACGGGTCCCTTTTGATGGCCTAACAAAGAATACAAGCTATCTCTTAGCCCCTGGCATGGGATGCACAGCATGGTAAATAGCTTTATCCTGTAACTGTAAGCATACCAATGCGACATTTGTCAGGGGTCCCAATGCAAGTACAGATATCTCTCCAGGAAACTGAGAGACCTTATTAACCATGAACTCGGCAGCACTTTCCTCAACCTTCTTAGTAGTAGGTGCAGGAAGAGACAAGTTACCAAGACCATCGGATCCATGAACAAAGTCAGCAACGCGTGGCTCTCCTCCCTATAATACAAAAGTCATGTCATTCAGCTGGCCAACCGAAACTGTAGTTTAACATAGTATTATTGGAGGTCTCAATTCTGAACTCCATCTACCATATAAAATATGTAGGCTCATGTTACATGCCACGCTACCGACTATCTATCAATGAGCTAATAATATGACATGTAGAGCAAGTAGGAAAAAGAAAACACCCACTAGTGCAAATACGAAATGGCATCTTGTACAATCAATTACTTGACCTTAGCTAAATGCTTTTGATGGATAATAATCCAGTAGGCACTCAAGAGTCATTTTTAATTgataatacaaaatgcacactaGCATCAACTAAACAAGAAACATCCAGTTGCAAAGCCATCGTGAAGTTTGAAATGTACAGAATTGCCATCGTACCTTAAGAGGCTCCGGGCTGCCCTCTGCTACTGGAACCTCAGGATGCCCTGCTCTCTCACACTGTCCTTTGAAGACTCAAAACGGTTAGCAAAAGCAAGAATCGGAAGAAGCAAAACTCAACAGTGCCCGACGCTCACCAGCAAGAGCGCATTGCGTGTAGCATACTCGGTAGTGACGTTGCCAAATATGGTTGTCAGCCCAATGATCTCCACACTTGGTTCTCCAAAAGCCATTAGGATCGTCATGCTGTCATCTAGAAATCAGAGAAAGTAGGCAGTGAGAATAAATAGGGAATAATAGCTTTCTACAGGTGagggtttttgttttgttttgtttcgttttGAGAAGGAGATATCGTGTAGTAGTAACAGTACAGACTGTGGTTTGAGTTGCGCATGCAGCATACTGGTACGAAGCCGTTGACATTGAAAGCCAGTGTAACATTTGAAAAGTATGTACACCAGCATCCTATTGTTGTTGATCATATAACTGGAAGCTTAGCTGTGAACTTGTGGCAAAGGCAATAATATAGTTTGGATTGCTGGAACTTGGCAAGAAGCATAAATATACTACTAATCCCCAATCCGAATTATAATTGACACAACCTCTACGTTTGCCAACCATAAAAGTTGTATCCAACAACGTTGCTGAAATCGATGTCACTATGTTCGCGAGAAGATACAACTCTCATACTAGCATCAATTACGGCGCCGTAAACTAGCGAACGGATCGTGCAGTTCGGTGCTAATTAAGTAAGTACTAGTACTCCACTTGCAGAAGAAAACTGAACCACaattgcattgtttttgctactcGACTCCACTGAAGAAGGGGGTATGACGACAAACCGTCGTAGATGGTGGCACGGCACGGCACCGTCGCTTTCGTCGGCAGGCTGGGTTGAAACGCCATACATAACCCAACCACGTGCGAGCAGAGTGGTAAAGTAACAGCAAAGTGGAGCTTTCGTGGTACGCGATGTTAGAATATGATAACGAAGCGTAATTTCTGCCTAGCAAGCACACTCCTCTCCATCCATCCATTAATGTCAACAACAGGTGGGAAAGGGGGGAACTAGCAGAGAATCGaagcgagagagagagaaacaatggagaagggagggagggagggattAAGGAGAGCACCGATGCCGGGATCCGTGTCGATGATGACCCTGTCGCGGCGGATCTGCCCGTCCTCCCCCATCGTCGTCGGGAtcccttcccttcccttcccttcccttaGCTAGCGAGGGGAATCGGAATCGACAAGGAAGGAAGATGCGAGCAGAGCCAAGTGGATTAGCGGGACGCAACCTCGCCCTTTCCTTCTCCAGAAGACTGTCCCTTTTCCAACGAGCCTCGCTTCCCCGGACTTTTATAGACGATGCAACACACGGAAGGTTGGGGGTAAAGGGGGTGTCAGGAGCGCCAAGTTCCTTCCTCTTGCTGCTGGGGCTGGGTTAATGGGAAAAGGAAGATGAGATCTTGGCGGTGGAACGCCCGTCGGATCAGCGTGACCGTGTCCCGTAGGCCGTCAGATCTGGATTAGATGGGATAGAGCAGGACAAGTGGAGGAGCTTCCATGGAGATGGGGGGCAATAATAACGAATCATGTCCTTTCCTCACCAAAAAAAAACGAATCATGTCCATAAAGCAAAGGCATCCCCACACTCCGTCGtattctagatacatccatttctgcgacgaatAATTTGAAACGGATGGAGTAGCTTTTTGTTTGATTTGACGGGGTTACATGTGTGTGATTTTTCTTTGTGTGTGTTACATGTGGGTAATTTTAATGTCGCGCCTTCTGGAGGTGTCAGCCAGAAAAGCCTCCGTCGCAATTGGCATGAAATAGTGTCGTTCTTCTCTCACGACAAGAATTATGGATCATAGTATGTGCTTTTGTTGCTAAAATATTCATTTCAACAACCAATAAGTTATATAACTAATTTTTTTAGTAGTGAGTGTCTAAGCTATTCAATGAGAGATGAGAGAATTGGTAGCAATTCCGCCGGCCTGCACGCCAAGAGAAGGGAGGTTGCCATCAACTGGGAGCTCCAGCTTGGATCCATAACCGTCGTGGAAGGGAACCCCGTGCCACCCGAGGCACTGGCAGCTAGATCAAGCCACCAAGGCAGCCACGGGCGCGCCCCGCACGACCCACCACGCCACCTTCAGGAACAACGGCAGGGGCGAGGCACGCGCGAGCCCCCACCACCACCCGGAGGCCGCCTGCCAGCGCCAAACTCCACCAGCCGAGGGGAGATGAGATCTCGCTGTCACCGACGTCGATCGAGCTTTGCCTAGTGGCGGCGAGGGGAGGAGGGGTGGAGTACCGACGACGCGAGGGTTGTCCTCCTTATCGCCCGTGAGAGCGATGTGGGAGGGGGATACTTTCTCCCGCTTCATGTCCCGCCAAGAGGTCATATGTATGCTCATTATGTGTTGTATTCTCTTGACGATACATTATGAGTTAAATATACACACCCTttatgagagagagagaaaacGGATATAGCTACAATGGTGTTTATACGCCGTGTCCTTGTTAACAGCATTGCATGGAGACTCCTTAGATGCGCTCGTCGGGATGAAAACCCAGTATTTGATCTTCAGTGGTTGTCGAATAACGGCATCGTTTATGTGTCGTTCTCTTTTTTAAAGGTACGGCTTTCAGAAAACATTTCTTGTTGTTCATGCATTGTTAAAGACGGTTGATGGTGTTGTTACTTGTACGTTGTCTGTCTGTCGTGTCATTTATTTTTCTGTTTCTTCTTTTTATCTTTTTCTTTTTTGCATGCAACCACGGTGTCTAGACTAGGTCTGTATGTTTTGTCGTTGTAAAGACCAAAGATATCTTACTCTTTGTTGAAAAATAAAGAGTCGTTTAACAACCGTGAGAGTTTACATAAAATGTGAAATTCTTGAAAATGTTCCAGAAAAGCGGCCCGGCGGAAATCACAGGCTTCATGCCGTGTCTACTACTTAGTACACTTTGAGAGAAAAGGTTTCCCCCCCGCTTTGTATTACAAAACAAACATCCGATACAACCAACGATAGATGTTGAGGCAGAAGCAGCACAATCACgtcaaaaaaaagagaaaaaagaaaagaaacaaatgCCGATAACAGCGGATTGACAAAGACGACGTAGCCTCGCGACCGCTGCTTTCACCGGAAGTCGTCCCCCAAGCTCCGAGACTCCGAAGCGCCGGTATCAATcaacaccttcaagaaggacgcgacgatgacgacgctgctgccaagggtttcccccggtACACGGTGAGGAAAGAGGAAGGATAGCCCCGACGCCCTTCAGGAAGGTTCGATGGCACCCTCAGGCGCCACGGCGTCGATGTCGGCCAAGACAACAGGGATTTCTCCCGATCCCATCCTCCACCTCAGGCACTCCGGTGCTCGCCACCAAACCGACCACCACCCTGTGCACACGGACATGAAGATTCCCACGCTATCTCACCACGGCACCGCGAAGATGGCCAGCACAACGAGGAAGGAGCCGGGACTAGGGCAGCAGCACCGTCAGCATACTGGAGGGGCCCACCTCCACCGTCCATGATGGTAGCTGACCGGACGCCAAAGCGGGAGCCTGCCGGGCCCTCAGAGGCCCGGACAACTCCTGCCTTCGCGCCGCAGCTGGCATGCCGTCGGCGTCGctgccctcccccccccccccccccccgtccgAGCTGCTCCACCACCTGACCACACAGACGACGACAAAAGCCACACCGGGGGCTGGCCCGCTAGGACCCAGATGGGGCCCGCGGGCCCCGATCTGGGCCGGGGCGCGCCACCGGCCAACCAGCGCCACCACGCCGTCTCGCCGCCAAAGGGTCGCGCCACCACCGAGCGAGCCGCCGGCCACCGCGCCGGGACGCCGGGCCATCATCAGGCCGAGGGGCACCGCCGCCACCCCCATGCCCCGAGCAAGGAGCCGCGCGCGTGGGGACAGGCaggccccgccgccgccaacaCCACCCGGCCAGCGCCGGGGGCGCCCATCGGCGGCGGCAAGGAGGGAAGGAGCGACGAGGGCGGCCGAAGGGGAGGCAGGGCTCGCGTCGCCCCGGCCAcctctcggggggggggggtgggagcggggggagggggggggggggaagggggcggcgacggggccTAGGACGGCCGGCGGTGGcggaggagggagggaggaacCCTAGGTCGGAGGAGCGGGGGGCTAGTTTTACTACGTAGCACACTCGCTCGCACCTTGGCCAATAGCCATTCATGTTCTTGCTTCGATGTCTCAAGCCTCAGCTAAGAGGTACGTTATTGATCAACAAGGACCAGAACACATGAGGAGATTGATCATTAAGCTAGCTCACCCACTAAACTAATCAAACCAGGTCAGCAACGCCTCTAGACGCTAGCAGAAACATTTATTTTCTGTAGTATACTGTATTATGGTGTCTATCCACGTTCGGCCCGGTCACCGTCTCCATCCAAATCCAATCCCCTCCCTCGTGGAAACTAATAACACGACTCGCTCCAAGATGCTCTCCGGCCTGCGTTTCCAAGAGGCATGTGCGTTTTCTGCGTGGAATGGAACGACGCTAGCTTGCGATGATTGATTCAAGGGAGTACCTAGAACTCATccagatgagatataatttggtctcatttaTTTGGAAAACAAGAACATATAACATCtacgtcagcacacacgcatcttatagcatcttatagcatcacatccaatgacTATAAAaaatgaatgagaccaaattatatcttatctagatgagttctagcaaaact
This sequence is a window from Triticum urartu cultivar G1812 unplaced genomic scaffold, Tu2.1 TuUngrouped_contig_2389, whole genome shotgun sequence. Protein-coding genes within it:
- the LOC125526947 gene encoding probable uridine nucleosidase 1; protein product: MGEDGQIRRDRVIIDTDPGIDDSMTILMAFGEPSVEIIGLTTIFGNVTTEYATRNALLLCERAGHPEVPVAEGSPEPLKGGEPRVADFVHGSDGLGNLSLPAPTTKKVEESAAEFMVNKVSQFPGEISVLALGPLTNVALAIKRDPSFASKVKKIVVLGGAFFAAGNVNPAAEANIYGDPDAADVVFTSGADIDVVGINITTQCCFTDEDLLELKNSKGVHAQFLCDMCKFYRDWHEKSDGFQGIFLHDPVSFTALVHPEYFTFKKGVVRVETQGICTGHTLMDHGLKKWNSENPWSGYAPISVAWTVDVPKVLAYVKKLLMAP